TATTTTCGTCTAAAGTGATTATTGGCGCTTGGTTTGATTTCCAAACTTCCGTCTTTTCTTTTGTGAGTTGCTCTAGTTCATCCTTGTTCGTACAAGAAAACAAAAGCACCCCTGCTGAAAACAAAAGAAATTTCTTGATAACATTTTTGAATAAAATTTTCATCTCCACTTTTTATATTCTGTGCGTGCTAAGTTATTAATAAAAGATTCAAAAATCTACTCCTAACCTTTAGGAAACCGAGGCAAATCCAGCGGCGTTTCCCTTTGCGGCAGTTTGTTTGTATCTTTGCCAAAGCGCATAATTCTGCACCCAATTCTATGGCTATTACCCAAGAAGACGTATTAAAAGCCCTCAGCTATGTAGAGGAACCAGACCTGGGTAAGGATTTGGTGACCCTGAACATGATTGAGGACGTACAGATAAATGGGTTAGACGTTGCCTTCACGGTGATTCTAACCACGCCTGCCTGTCCGCTTAAAGACCTGATCCGGAACGCCTGTATCAGGGCAATTCACATGATGGTGGACAAAGAGGCGAACGTAACGGTCAACATGACTTCGCGCGTAACCTCGGCCCGCCAAGACAACCAAACCCTGCTGAAAGGCGTGAAGAACATCATTGCGGTGGCTTCGGGCAAAGGCGGTGTGGGCAAATCTACGTTGACCGCCAACCTGGCCGTAGCTTTGGCCCAATCTGGCGCGAAGGTGGGCTTGGTCGATGCTGACATCTCGGGCCCAAGTGTGCCTACCATGTTTGGCGTGGAAGATGCCAAGCCCGCTGTATACCGCATGCCTGACGGCCGCAACCTGATTGAGCCCATTGAGAAATACGGCATCAAACTGATGTCTATCGGTTTCCTGGCGCCGTCTGAGAGCGCAGTGGTGTGGCGCGGCCCCATGGCCAGCTCGGCTCTGAAGCAGTTTATTACCGAAGTAGATTGGGGCGAACTGGATTATTTGCTGATTGACTTGCCGCCGGGAACCAGCGACATCCACTTGACGTTGGTGCAGACAGTACCGGTCACCGGCGCCATTATTGTGACCACGCCGCAGAAAGTGGCCATTGCCGATGCCGTGAAAGGTTTGCAGATGTTCCGTCAGCCCCAGATTAACGTACCTATCCTGGGTTTGGTGGAGAACATGGCCTATTTTACGCCCGCAGAACTTCCTGAGAATAAATATTATATCTTTGGACAAAGCGGTGGCAAAGACTTGGCAGAGCGCTACGGCGTACCGTTTATCGGTGAGGTGCCATTGGTACAGAGCATACGCGAAAGCGGTGACGCCGGTGCCCCGCAGATTCTGCAGGAAGGTACTCCCGCCGCCCTCGCGTTTTATGACATAGCGCAGGAAGTGGCCCGCCAGATTTCGGTACGGAACGCCAGCCTGGCCAAAACGAAGATAGTAGAAATTAAAGTGTAAGCATATGGTAGAGAACGCATTAAACGAAATTTTACTCCAGCGTGTGGAGCAAGCCCTGGACTCCATCAGGCCGTATTTAAAGACCGATGGCGGTGATGTGAAGGTCCTGGAAATCACCGAGGACTTTGTGGTGAACCTGGAGTTGGTAGGTGCCTGCGGTTCTTGCCCTATGTCTGCCATGACCTTCAAAGGCGGCATTGAGCAGGCTATTATGCGCGCTGTGCCGGAGATTAAAGCGGTTTTAGCCGTGAACCTTACGCCTATGGATGCCTTTTAGGCTTCTGTCTTTATAAGTTTTTTAGAATGCCCACTTAGTGGAGATGCAGGTTGTGTCTTTGGCTGAGTGGGCATTTTGCTTTCTAATCCCTTCTTTTGTTTATGTCATCCTAAGCTTGTCGAAGGATCTAACGAAGATTCTTTCTGTTATTATCTGCCGTTGTTTATAGGGGCCAACCACCTGAACTGCAATTCATACAACTGCAATTCAGATTGATGGTGTTCTCACCAACGACTTAAACTGCGTTTCAAGCTGCTTTTGTGCATGCAGTTTGCTTTCCTTTCAAATAACCGCTTGCTTCTGAGTTCTACGAGTCGGCCTTTTCCATAGCCGGGCTCCGAGCGCTCACGGCCGCGAGGCCCCGCCTTCCCCTCTCGCGCTGTACCAGCTTCCTGCCGCCTTCGCCACCCGCCTACCGGCGACGGAACCTGCTTAGGCGCTCGATGGAAAGGCTGGAAATGGTGCGGGTAGAAAGGCAGTCTGCGTTTTCGGGCATCAGCAGTGCCGCCTGCTCAAAAGACCTCACAGGTTTTGGAAACCTGTGAGGTCTGCGCCAATTGCGTTTTCGGGCTCTGGATTGGAAATGGAGGCGAAACTGGAATTCTGTGGCTGGTTGTAGAGACCAGGCACTGCCTTGTCTCTACGGTAGAGGTCCCGACAAACGCCTGCTCAAAAGACCTCGTAGTGTGCGAAGCTCCTACGAGTGTCTCTGCCAATCCCGTTTTCGGGCTCTATTTCGGAAATGTAGGATAAATCAGGTTTGCAAGTGTAGAGACCAGGCACCGCCTTTTCTTCCAGGCATAACTCTCTTTTGCTACGCATTCCAGATACTCCCCTCCTCGGAGGGGCTGGGGGTGGGTTCACGCTGCCCGATTGCCTGCCTTCCAACAGGCGCTCGCTCCAAAGACCTCGTAATGCGCGCAACTCCTACGAGCGTCTCTCGCCAAATCTCGTTTTTCCCTTCATTTCCCAAAACGAGCCCGAAAACGGAAATGCCCACCATGCAATTTGCATAGTGGGCATTCCTTTAAATCAAGCGTTCTACCTACCGAAAACTCGGCAATAGAAGACATGTTATCTCTTAATCAATCTAGACGTCCAAACTTGTCCGTTGTCGCTTTTGATGACCACAATGTAGAGGCCGGCTTTCACGTCTTTGAGGTCAAGGGCTTGGTTGGTGGTGCCGGTTTTTACCAGAGAACCCGTGGCGTTGTACAGTGAGAATACCTTCTGCTGCTGGTAGGTCACCAGTACTTGGTCGGTGGCAGGATTTGGATAAACCTTAATGGCCGTTTCAGATTGCTCTCTTGAACTCAATGGCGCCCCGGTGTACGCGGTGCTCATGTAGTACAAGTTAGCGGTAGAATTTTTGGTGATTTGGTGGGTACCAGCCGGGAGCGTCATGGTCATTCTACCAGCCGTAATGGTCTGGTCAGTTCCATTCACTTTAATCTTTCCACTTAAATCACTATTGAAAACTAGCGTGAGTGTGCTTTCTCTGGTAGTAGTAAAGGTGATGTTGGTGGCTGATTCAATTTTAAGGCATTGTGTAAGGGTTAAGCCATTGTAAGTCACCGTTCCTTTGGAGTCTGACAAACTGCCCGTGATGCGGTAGAACGAACTCGTGCTGCCGGCCGTGGTGAAGTTGTGGACCATGCCTTCCTCAGACGTGCCGCCGGTGTTGCCGCCGTCGCCTTCATCTTCTCCGTCTCCATCGCCACCTGTTACCGGGGCTACATCGCCTTGCACAGAAACCAGGCTGGTTCTATAGTTCACCAACGCGGCTTTCAAGGGTGCGTTCACATCGTATGACGCATCATCCACGGCATTGTTAAACGTCCATTTAAAGTCACCACCGTTCACGCGGCCGGCGTATTGCATCACGTTGGCTTTAGCTTCCTCGGGGCTATCTGGCGTGTAGGCGTACATCACCGCGGCGTTGGTGTCAAAGTTGTTGTAGGTGTTGGTTCCGTAGGCAGACACCACGGTGGCCGGAACGGCTTCGTTGCGGGTAGTGGCTACATATGCGTCGAAATCACGGGTGGCGTTGGGGAAACCGGCTGCGGCATACGGTACAAACCGACGCTGGCCGATCATGAAATTGTTGAAGGCTTTGATAGTGCCGCCATCTTCGCCGGAGAAAGTGCCCATGTTGTTGTAATCGTTTGCCTGCTTGGCTTCGCTGTACACATCTGAGCCCTGCATGGAAGTGAGCATAGGGTACTTGCAATTGCGGAAGTAATTGCCCTCCACAAACACCGACGAGCCCAAGGTAGAACCTACGCCATACTTAGAGTTGCCGTCATAATAGTTGTTGTACACGTGCGCCGAGTAATAACGCACCCGCGGGTGACGCGAGTCTGAGTGGTCATACCAGTTGTGGTGGAACGTGATGAACAAACCTTGCGTGGTGCCTTCGTTCAAACCTACCAGGTTGCTTTTACCGGCATCCCAGAAGTGGTTATAGGCGAAGGTCACGTACGTGGAACGCTTGTTGTCCAGGGCGCCGTCGCCTTTGGCCTGGTCAGCGTCACTGCCGGCGTCACCGTAGAAAAAGTCCACATGGTGAATCCAGATGTACTCGTTCTCCTGTTGCAGGCCAATGTTGTCGCCTTCGTCACTGTTCACATTCATGGAGCCCAGGTTGCGGACTTCCACGTTAGAGGCGTTTTTGATTCTGATGCCCCAGCCGTCGGCCACGGCGTCATCGCCTACGCCTTCCAAAGTGATGTGGCTGTTGGCGTTGTTGTTGTTTTCAATGACTATGTCGCCGCTTTGCATGGTGGCCAGGTCAGTGATTTGACCTACCATTCTGATGATCAACGGGCGATTGTCTCTTCCCTTTTTAAAACCATCTAAAATAGTCTGCAGCCCCACACATGGATTTACGGTGGCGCCCGTCACGTTCAAAGAAACCGTGTTTTTGGTGTTCTGCGTGATGTACAGAATCACGGCGTTGGCTTTAACGGTACCGTCTGCTTGGTAACCGCCCGGTACCCGCCCGTTGCTGAACGCGAAACCCGTGCGGTCCTGCGCCTTAACCGTTAAGGCGGCCGTTTGCGTGGCGGCCCCTTCCACCCCGGCCACCACCGGTTTAATTTTAAGCGTGTACGAACCGGCTTTCAAGCCCAGCACATCGGCGCGCATGTAGGTCCCATAGCTCCGGATGAGTTGGTTGTCAATTTTCTGGTCAGTGATGCCTTCGCCGCTGTAATACACATTGTAGCTTTCGGCGTTGGTCACCGGTTGCCATTTCACATACGCTGATTCCAGCCAGCCCGCAGATTCTGTGATGGTGAGGGACTGCGCCCAGGAACCCAGGGTGCAGAGCAGTAAGAGAAGCGTAAAGAAATGTTTCATGGTATGTTTATTTGGGTAAGGAAATACGCGGGTGGCTTTTGTGGGTATTACGAAAACGCTATGCGCAATCGATTGCACAACCAAATATAGTTTCTTTTTTCTAATCTACCAGTCCTTATTTGGTAAAACTTTCAATCACCGGTAATTATTAGGTTCAAAACTGAGCAATCGATTACCTACATGAATACTACTGCACCTGCCTAACCATCAGTCATTTCCGTTTTGGGGCTCATTTCTGAAAATGAGCCCCAAAACGCCCTGAACGCAAAAAAACCACCTGTTGCGGGTGGCTTTTCTATATATGTAGTAAGATGGCGCGCTTGCTCTGGCCAAGCCTGAGCACTGTATTTCAGAAGCGGGGGATAATAATTTTTACTAACCTGTTTTAAAGGCCGCCGATGTTACTCGTTGGCCGGGTACAGTTCTGGCGGTTCTTTCTCTTTGGTCTTAATGATAAACGGTCGCAGAGCCTCGGTTTCATCCAGGTACAGAAACGCATCGTACCGTTCCGGAATGATGGTGGGCACGTAATTGCCGTATTTTTCGCGGTTGGGGTCATAGACTACGCCAATGGCTCGGTGGCCGATCTGCTGGTTCGCTTCTTCTATTCCGCGCAAGTCTTTGGAGAGCAGCAGCTTGTCTGTGGCGCCTAAATTATGAAGCCAATCTTCCCAGGAACCTTGGCGGGCAGGCGGCATTTCCATCTTTTTCATGGGCGCGCCCCAGCTGTCGCCGGCAATCACAGAACCTTCATAACTTCCGAAACCTGCCAAATAGACATTTTCTCTACCGTATTGTTCCCGCGCTAATTGGCCAATATTCACCATGCCGGCCTGGGCCATATCCGTGAAACGGGCATCTCCCAC
This region of Rufibacter sp. LB8 genomic DNA includes:
- a CDS encoding NifU family protein, coding for MVENALNEILLQRVEQALDSIRPYLKTDGGDVKVLEITEDFVVNLELVGACGSCPMSAMTFKGGIEQAIMRAVPEIKAVLAVNLTPMDAF
- a CDS encoding Mrp/NBP35 family ATP-binding protein, which gives rise to MAITQEDVLKALSYVEEPDLGKDLVTLNMIEDVQINGLDVAFTVILTTPACPLKDLIRNACIRAIHMMVDKEANVTVNMTSRVTSARQDNQTLLKGVKNIIAVASGKGGVGKSTLTANLAVALAQSGAKVGLVDADISGPSVPTMFGVEDAKPAVYRMPDGRNLIEPIEKYGIKLMSIGFLAPSESAVVWRGPMASSALKQFITEVDWGELDYLLIDLPPGTSDIHLTLVQTVPVTGAIIVTTPQKVAIADAVKGLQMFRQPQINVPILGLVENMAYFTPAELPENKYYIFGQSGGKDLAERYGVPFIGEVPLVQSIRESGDAGAPQILQEGTPAALAFYDIAQEVARQISVRNASLAKTKIVEIKV
- a CDS encoding T9SS type A sorting domain-containing protein, which produces MKHFFTLLLLLCTLGSWAQSLTITESAGWLESAYVKWQPVTNAESYNVYYSGEGITDQKIDNQLIRSYGTYMRADVLGLKAGSYTLKIKPVVAGVEGAATQTAALTVKAQDRTGFAFSNGRVPGGYQADGTVKANAVILYITQNTKNTVSLNVTGATVNPCVGLQTILDGFKKGRDNRPLIIRMVGQITDLATMQSGDIVIENNNNANSHITLEGVGDDAVADGWGIRIKNASNVEVRNLGSMNVNSDEGDNIGLQQENEYIWIHHVDFFYGDAGSDADQAKGDGALDNKRSTYVTFAYNHFWDAGKSNLVGLNEGTTQGLFITFHHNWYDHSDSRHPRVRYYSAHVYNNYYDGNSKYGVGSTLGSSVFVEGNYFRNCKYPMLTSMQGSDVYSEAKQANDYNNMGTFSGEDGGTIKAFNNFMIGQRRFVPYAAAGFPNATRDFDAYVATTRNEAVPATVVSAYGTNTYNNFDTNAAVMYAYTPDSPEEAKANVMQYAGRVNGGDFKWTFNNAVDDASYDVNAPLKAALVNYRTSLVSVQGDVAPVTGGDGDGEDEGDGGNTGGTSEEGMVHNFTTAGSTSSFYRITGSLSDSKGTVTYNGLTLTQCLKIESATNITFTTTRESTLTLVFNSDLSGKIKVNGTDQTITAGRMTMTLPAGTHQITKNSTANLYYMSTAYTGAPLSSREQSETAIKVYPNPATDQVLVTYQQQKVFSLYNATGSLVKTGTTNQALDLKDVKAGLYIVVIKSDNGQVWTSRLIKR